CTACTTGCTTATGTGGAggttgatatactgtacagtattttgctgtatgtaaattttgatttaagaaatgctaatactggagagagaaaaaaaaatttgtaaaagtacTCACTTCCATTAAATGATTTTCCTTGGAAGTAGAGGGAAACATTGAGACAGAATATGGTAAATTATGCTTATAGTTACTTTCATTTGCTAAGTTGTAATATTTTAGGTACTTACTGTACATATGAATGTCTTCACCAGACATGCCTTTCGCATTTTGTACAAGAGAAAAGCTTCCATGGTGTGAATTTGCAGAGGATGCAGAGACTGGACCGACTACACTTCTGTGTCAGGAGGTAAATTAAAAATTGTTATGATTTGGTTTTGTTTCTTAACAGTCTGGAGTTGCAATAGAGTAAGAGTTACTGATTCCAGTGAAGGAGATTTAGTGCACCCTGGTTTAATGGTGAAATTATTTTGAAGCAGGCTGTGCAGTTTGAAGCAAATGTTAATGAGTAACAAGagatttttaaaaggttttgagGTTTGTGTAGTTAGACAGTAAGTATACCTTGATTTCCCACAGTACATATCTTAAGGATGttgaaactttctttttcctcatgGATGACGAGGTTTGATCCATACTGTGCTAGAACTCCAGTGGACCTTGTAGACACATTGCACCAgattttttacttgcatttaaatatttctatCATGCTAAATTTTTGCCTTTAGGACAATAAAGAGAATGTATTGTGGAAATTAATATCAGATAGAGGAGATtgtatctttgtatttttaaaagtggCAAGatctcattttaatattttttgctacTTTGCAGCTTGCTCGAAAATATGACATGGTTATTGTGTCTCCAATTCTGGAAAGAGATTCAGTTCATGGAGATACGCTATGGAATACAGCGGTGGTGATTAGCAACACTGGCTACTTTTTAGGGAAGTCACGTAAGAATCACATCCCTCGTGTTGGTGCCTTCAATGAATCTACTTATTACATGGAAGGAAATACTGGTCATGTTGTATTTCAGGTAAATACAGTAGTAATGTACATTAAGATGATTTATGCAGCTTATCAAATTTTCCATTTAACCaagcagtacagtatatttacaggTATACAGCAATCATGGTTCTGCTATTGTAGTATAGTATGGTCAGACTGGTTCATAATGTTTATACAGTAGTCAGTTATAATATTCAAGGTAAATTGGAATTTGAAGACCTAAAATGCAGGTTGTATTCAGAACGTCTTTTAAATATCAGTGCAAcagcttatattatttttatgattccaGTAATCCATTAATGATTGGTCGAGTTTCAGAAGACGGTATTGGCCATGGACCTCActattttttggattttgtcttCTTAAGGGGCCAGATTACAGTTGCAGCAGATTTCTTTATCATCATACATTTTTCAGAATTTACAAATATATGGAACTTCCTTGTAGTTAGATTTGcgtttctcataataaaatacattatctAAACTAAGATgccattttataatatttgcttattttagtCGTCTGTAAACTTGTCAGAAATACCATGCTGTCAGTTTACCATCTGGTCCCATCTAGTATTTGACGTGTCCGTTCATTTGTCTGTCTGGTACTGTGTATCCATTGGTCTGCTaaggttacagttttttttatagcacTGTTATTTTCGAATGGCTTCACCACAAACTCCTCAATCAAATAAAATGCACATTTATCAACTTCAAGTATTCCAACACTTACAGTCTTTAATCTGACAGATAGAAAAAGAGCTAGTACCACTTAAGAACAtattaaaactaataatgaaGTGATTAGATGAATGGAACTGAAGGACTAATCCcaataactggaaaaatataaCAGTCCTGgaaaagcaaaaacagaaatgttttttcaaagTAAGTCCTCATATAGAAATGATCTGGATGACTTATGGGACATAGGATTGTGATCTGGCCATTTTCAGTGGGGTCATTAATTTTTCAAGATAACATCAAGTTGGAGTGGCTAATTATAATTAACGGTTTTGTAGTAAAATGTTTTATGGTAGAAACCATCATATTTTGATAGTCCTTGTAAGTTACATTATACTCTGTATAGAATATTGGCTTCTCTACTTTTTACAGACTAAGTTTGGTCGAATTGCCATAAATATCTGCTACGGTCGCCATCACCCACAAAATTGGATGATGTATGGAGTTAATGGTGCAGAAATTGTATTCAATCCTTCAGCTACTGTTGGGGCTCTGAGGTGAATATTTCAGTGTACAAACTTGTCATTCATTAAGTGGGTTTTTTCATGGGGCAGTGCTCTTTCAAAGACGTAATTCAAAAAGACTTGGAAACTTTCAACTGCAATGCAGTATGAAAGGATAGTCAAAcagttttaattatgtttataaaaGCTATAGTAAGTAAATTCATAGATTGCACAAACATTCAAGATGGAGAAGTTTGCTGTGGTTTAGTCGTTATTAGTTGTTAGTGCAGCAAATTTATCAAAAGGGACATGCGACTTGACTTATTTGGGTTTtgtctttcttaatttttctcatcttcatcttgaTACACCCTCTTAAATTCTGTTTATAATCTGGTAGGAATGAGATTTTTATGGTGAGTGTTATCAATTATTACTTTCCTACCATGGGCTTATGCAATTCTTCCAACCAGCTTTGTCTTATGtatcatgtaaaataaaatgtattttttcttttataaaatcaatCAAACTCCCAGTGAACCATTATGGGGTATCGAAGCAAGAAATGCAGCTATAGCTAATAGCTATTTCACGTGTGCCATCAACCGCGTAGGAACTGAGATCTTCCCCAATGAATTTACTTCAGCTGATGGTAAACCTGCCCGTAAAGATTTTGGGCATTTTTATGGATCCTCATATGTTGCAGCTCCAGATGGCTCACGAACACCAGTAAGTTATTAAAGATCTAACTTAATTGTCAAGTCATTGTTGTTTATTAGCACTGCGTTGCATGTGGTGAACAATCTTATTTAATGTTAGTAGTTACCACCATTATCATCTttgtcattaacatttttatgtcaGTCATTTGCTTAGGAGGTCTGGTATCTGCTATGTTCTCTCCATGATCTTGTATACAGTGGCATAACTAAATGGGGGGCTGGGCGCAGTCCGCCCTGGGCGGCACTGTCTTGGGGCGGTGGTACactggcatcttttgagcaggtgCGGTTTGCGATATTGTCAGTAGAGCATGAAATTACTAATTAGTTGGACTTTGTTGATCTTGTTATTAGCAAATTTGCTTGTAACAAAGCTCGTAGGTTTCTGTTGTAaatatgttgttttgtttttgttttagttttatgaagtaaaatgaatgattaagaTGTTAAAGCTTAAAatgtgaatttaattttcatcacttTAGTACTTTTTGACACAGGAATGGGGCGGCACTTTCAGGGTCTGCCTCGGGCACCACTAACACTAGTTACGCCACTGCGTGTATACAAATCACATAAGTTCCCATGTGATCTAATTCTGCATCTGTAGTTTTCCTCTAGGATTTTGTGGGTCTTCCCACTTATTTTTTACCCTACTTCTGATTGGAATGTTAACTCATTGGTCTAGTTAAGCTATTTATTAGTAAATTATCAACATCTTATCTGTCCCGGTAGAGGGCtaactacatactgtacagtgtGACTTACATGACACGCTTTAGTCAGTAATAAAGGTTTTTTGTAGAAACCATTTGATTCAGCTACTTTGCCTGCTAACTTTTGGTTTTTCTATGTTCATCCCCCTTAGCTGTCCAAGTACAGTACTGAACTTTTATGCTAAAGGATACATTTTTTGTACTATTTTGAGTGACTGCCTCCTTTCCAGTGTCACAGAAATAGTTTCATACTAAAATGGTGAATTTATGCAAACTagcatttttatcatttgaaatGCTGGCAAACCTTTCATCAATTGGAAGTAACATTATTGGTGCTCATGAACTGAACTAGCAATGTGGAATACTGGATGATAATGTTGCTTTAATATCTAACTTCATCCCATAAATAAATAGCATTGGTTCGTGAAAACAAGCTTGCATAAGTTCTTTAAAAGTGCCAGACTATTTCAACTTAATGGTTCCATGTCTTTATAAGTATGTGTTTTATATCTTCTGCAGGAACTCCCTTTGTTCGTATGTAATTAGTTGAAGTTATGGTTTAAAATCAAGAATGATGGTTTACCATGGTTTAGGCAGTGGTTTTGAGTACAAATTTTCCTAGAAATAGCTCTTAAGTTTATGTGTATTGTCTTTATTTCTCAAATACTCTTTCCATTAGCCATTAAGTCTGATGAATTACATCTATGTACCatagttcattttttcattttaaataagagG
This genomic stretch from Macrobrachium rosenbergii isolate ZJJX-2024 chromosome 23, ASM4041242v1, whole genome shotgun sequence harbors:
- the pyd3 gene encoding beta-ureidopropionase, encoding MAGEFVSLDHCLEKHIPENELKEVKRILYGRQLNPFDIPAAAEKLAQEHDFELKGYCIEAAEEQLTPKRIVRIGVIQNSIVEPTTAPIAAQRDAIFKKIKCMTEAASLCGVNVLCYQEAWNMPFAFCTREKLPWCEFAEDAETGPTTLLCQELARKYDMVIVSPILERDSVHGDTLWNTAVVISNTGYFLGKSRKNHIPRVGAFNESTYYMEGNTGHVVFQTKFGRIAINICYGRHHPQNWMMYGVNGAEIVFNPSATVGALSEPLWGIEARNAAIANSYFTCAINRVGTEIFPNEFTSADGKPARKDFGHFYGSSYVAAPDGSRTPGLSRTRDGLLVAEVDLNLCRQAKDKWGFRMTQRLDLYADSLKAAVEPDYKPNIVTDMC